One window from the genome of Deltaproteobacteria bacterium encodes:
- a CDS encoding CoA transferase — protein sequence MSDALSGIRILDLTAEPGFFAGKVLGDLGADVVKVEPPAGDPARRRPPFWGGVADPGRSLLWLALNTSKRGITLALDRPRGRELFLALAEQADVVLQTEPAGSLAARGLGWETLHARNPRLILCSITPFGQTGPRAAWRGSDLTVVAASGNLYATGDPDRPPVRCSLPVSHYHGGLEAAVGVVFALLAREQTGEGQQVDVALQAAMVMPSIGTAAMFRMTGQRGARVGAFMSAGRTVQREIWPCKDGFVSFALRGGPARVPGLIAMVAYMDEHGMASERLKATDWKTYNHNLLTQAEVDALTREFGAFFATKTMAELYRAACERNLMLAPVNTAREIVASEQLAARRFFVDVEHPGRGHLRYPGAFAITSDASVAIRRPAPHLGEHTAEVLAELGLDARDVERLRAGAII from the coding sequence TTGAGCGACGCCCTCTCCGGCATCCGCATCCTCGACCTCACGGCAGAGCCCGGCTTCTTCGCCGGCAAGGTCCTCGGGGACCTCGGCGCGGACGTCGTGAAGGTCGAGCCGCCGGCGGGCGATCCGGCGCGCCGGCGGCCGCCCTTCTGGGGCGGGGTCGCCGATCCCGGCCGGTCGCTCCTCTGGCTCGCGCTCAACACGTCGAAGCGCGGCATCACCCTCGCGCTCGACCGGCCGCGCGGGCGCGAGCTGTTCCTCGCGCTCGCCGAGCAGGCCGACGTCGTCCTCCAGACCGAGCCGGCGGGGAGCCTGGCGGCGCGCGGCCTCGGCTGGGAGACCCTGCACGCGCGGAACCCCCGTCTGATCCTCTGCTCGATCACGCCGTTCGGGCAGACCGGGCCGCGCGCCGCGTGGCGCGGCTCGGACCTCACGGTGGTCGCCGCCAGCGGCAACCTCTACGCGACGGGCGATCCCGACCGCCCGCCCGTCCGCTGCTCCCTGCCCGTGTCGCACTACCACGGCGGCCTCGAGGCCGCGGTCGGCGTCGTCTTCGCCCTCCTCGCCCGCGAGCAGACGGGCGAGGGCCAGCAGGTCGACGTCGCGCTCCAGGCCGCCATGGTCATGCCGAGCATCGGCACGGCCGCGATGTTCCGGATGACGGGCCAGCGCGGGGCGCGGGTCGGCGCCTTCATGAGCGCCGGCCGGACCGTCCAGCGCGAGATCTGGCCCTGCAAGGACGGCTTCGTGTCCTTCGCGCTGCGCGGCGGACCGGCGCGGGTGCCGGGGCTGATCGCCATGGTGGCGTACATGGACGAGCACGGGATGGCGTCGGAGCGCCTGAAGGCGACCGACTGGAAGACCTACAACCACAACCTGCTGACGCAGGCCGAGGTGGACGCGCTCACCCGGGAGTTCGGCGCCTTCTTCGCCACCAAGACCATGGCGGAGCTCTACCGGGCCGCCTGCGAGCGGAACCTCATGCTCGCCCCGGTCAACACGGCGCGCGAGATCGTGGCCTCCGAGCAGCTCGCCGCACGCCGCTTCTTCGTCGACGTCGAGCACCCCGGCCGCGGCCACCTGCGCTATCCGGGCGCCTTCGCGATCACGAGCGACGCGAGCGTCGCGATCCGCAGACCTGCACCCCATCTCGGCGAGCACACGGCCGAGGTCCTCGCCGAGCTCGGGCTCGACGCGCGGGACGTCGAGCGGCTCCGCGCCGGGGCCATCATATGA
- a CDS encoding alpha-L-glutamate ligase, whose translation MIAVVLHQLRARHTLRLLDVLGLTGPAAIAREAAHAPADLYLLKSHAQQALELAYHLEQRGAMVVNPWAAAVACWDRLLMTERMRQAHLPWPQTWSFATPGHLLAQLDLLVALPFPLMLKSRYSRRGDLVAKLLDVDQLQALAGPGGEPWHQEPIIVQEFAAGDGWEIRLSVIDEELFATRPRSPLDVEASREDRAPTAVDLRDEWARLAREVGRVFNLRVYALDLLLTERGPLVIDVDVFPGFRDVPGADRALVALVDRLAGTSRTRTIASGREPAGRESGSAPWYRRCRR comes from the coding sequence GTGATCGCGGTGGTCCTGCATCAGCTCCGTGCCAGACACACGCTCCGGCTGCTCGATGTCCTGGGACTCACGGGGCCGGCCGCCATCGCCCGGGAAGCGGCACATGCACCCGCTGACCTGTACCTGCTGAAGTCCCACGCGCAGCAGGCCCTCGAGCTCGCCTACCACCTCGAGCAGCGCGGTGCCATGGTGGTCAACCCGTGGGCGGCAGCCGTGGCCTGCTGGGACCGCCTGCTGATGACCGAGCGCATGCGCCAGGCGCATCTGCCATGGCCGCAGACGTGGAGCTTTGCCACCCCCGGACACCTGCTCGCGCAACTCGACCTGCTCGTTGCCTTGCCCTTCCCCCTCATGCTCAAAAGCCGCTACAGCCGGCGCGGCGACCTGGTAGCCAAGCTGCTCGACGTCGACCAGCTGCAGGCCCTGGCGGGCCCCGGCGGGGAGCCGTGGCATCAGGAGCCGATCATCGTGCAGGAGTTCGCGGCGGGCGACGGCTGGGAGATCCGGCTCTCGGTGATCGATGAGGAACTCTTCGCGACCCGGCCGCGCAGTCCCCTGGACGTGGAGGCCTCGCGTGAAGACCGTGCGCCGACGGCCGTCGATCTGCGCGATGAGTGGGCCCGTCTGGCGCGGGAGGTCGGCCGCGTGTTCAATCTGCGCGTCTACGCCCTCGATCTGCTGCTGACCGAGCGCGGACCTCTCGTCATCGACGTGGATGTATTTCCCGGGTTTCGCGATGTGCCGGGAGCTGACCGCGCCCTGGTGGCGCTGGTGGACCGCCTTGCGGGAACGAGTCGGACCCGCACTATCGCGTCCGGGCGGGAACCGGCTGGCCGCGAATCCGGTAGTGCACCTTGGTATCGTCGCTGCCGGCGTTGA
- a CDS encoding glutathione S-transferase, translating to MAPPVLWQFRFSHFNEKARWALDFKGIPHVRRSLVPGLHVPRVLWLSGQKSLPVLELNGETIVDSTRIIATLERVKPDPPLYPRNERERALALEDFFDEELGPYIRRALFHELLPDGDYCAALFSEGSGSAARTAYRAAFPVIRVLMKLDMKIDAAGAAKARARVAAALDRLDGELQPSGYLVGERFSVADLAAAALLAPLVFPPEWPYPLPGPLPARAAALSDAFAAHPGVRWVREMYRRHRGTSAALAA from the coding sequence ATGGCGCCCCCCGTCCTCTGGCAGTTCAGGTTCTCGCACTTCAACGAGAAGGCGCGCTGGGCGCTCGATTTCAAGGGCATCCCGCACGTGCGGCGGTCGCTCGTCCCGGGGCTGCACGTGCCGCGCGTCCTCTGGCTGAGCGGCCAGAAGTCGCTGCCCGTCCTCGAACTCAACGGCGAGACGATCGTCGACTCGACGCGCATCATCGCGACCCTCGAGCGGGTGAAGCCGGACCCGCCGCTCTACCCGCGTAACGAGCGGGAGCGCGCCCTCGCCCTCGAGGACTTCTTCGACGAGGAGCTCGGCCCTTACATCCGCCGCGCGCTCTTCCACGAGCTCCTCCCGGACGGTGACTACTGCGCCGCGCTGTTCAGCGAGGGCTCCGGCTCCGCCGCCCGGACGGCCTATCGTGCCGCCTTCCCGGTGATCCGCGTTCTCATGAAGCTGGACATGAAGATCGATGCCGCGGGCGCGGCCAAGGCGCGGGCCCGCGTGGCCGCCGCCCTCGACCGCCTCGACGGGGAGCTGCAGCCGAGCGGCTACCTCGTCGGCGAGCGCTTCAGCGTCGCCGATCTCGCTGCCGCCGCGCTCCTCGCGCCGCTCGTCTTTCCGCCCGAGTGGCCCTACCCCCTGCCCGGTCCGCTGCCGGCGCGGGCCGCGGCGCTGAGCGACGCGTTCGCCGCGCACCCCGGCGTGCGATGGGTCCGCGAGATGTACCGCCGGCACCGCGGGACGTCGGCGGCGCTCGCCGCATAG
- a CDS encoding PAS domain S-box protein has product MASRARGCMATDEEALGAPEDDAFRAAYESETRRSCLRGASAYCLLTGLVILATIPLDHVRFPALAGRLLPMRFAGVGAMAVILALLRIPYGRRQPRALGLLPPLAGGALVQTIAFASGGHASPVNVDTIFTILGVAVLIPWTPLWSALACLLIVGEYVAATATAGTLGEPPFGDNLLVFIAASSLAIVTTAVRERWRRREFGRRWMLAAAERNARAAAERYRSLVETAGSVIIVLSRDGRIGEFNREAVRVLGLPPREAIGQDYLGLCVPASCRGAVGAAIARARGGEAVQGLEARMVTRGGGERVFVCQVSRLADGGVILCGQDITDRKSVEEALQASEARLRSVMTGAPVILFTLDHAGICTLSEGRGLARLGLKPGQVVGMHFSEVLAAYINDPDRSAEYFRRAVAGEPATWLGSAGDMIFECRLTPVRDAEGNVSGVIGVAIDVTERERAENTRLDLERKLLEAKRLESLGVLAGGVAHDFNNLLLSVLGNASVAASKLPADSPACESLRRIEAAARRGSDLTRQMLAYAGKEPVSLQPVDVNTVVEETMDLLQVSIPAWVLIRQELGRDLPEVAGDPSQMRQVLMNLLINAAEAIGDADGVITVRTAAVQLDETDLQQMHRGSEVSAGPHVCLEVTDSGAGMNPATVSKIFDPFFSTKFTGRGLGLATVLGVVRGHHGGLAVQTESGQGTTFRVFLPAGARMEPARPAESSTRTVLVVDDEEDVRAVTAHMLERLGCSVLVAADGREGVEVFRANAPVIDAVLIDLTLPRLSGEGACREIRTIRSDARVILMSGYSDEDATGRLTAAGAAGFLRKPFSVADLRSTMDRALAMHP; this is encoded by the coding sequence ATGGCCTCTCGTGCGCGAGGTTGCATGGCCACGGACGAAGAGGCCCTAGGGGCACCGGAAGACGACGCCTTCCGCGCGGCGTACGAGAGCGAGACCCGCAGGAGCTGTCTGCGTGGCGCGAGCGCGTACTGCCTGCTCACCGGGCTCGTGATCCTGGCGACGATCCCGCTCGACCACGTCCGCTTCCCCGCGCTCGCCGGCCGGTTGCTCCCCATGCGCTTCGCCGGCGTCGGCGCGATGGCCGTCATCCTGGCCCTGCTCCGCATCCCGTATGGACGCCGCCAGCCGCGGGCACTCGGCTTGCTGCCGCCGCTCGCGGGCGGCGCGCTGGTGCAGACGATCGCCTTCGCGAGCGGCGGGCACGCGAGCCCCGTCAACGTCGACACCATCTTCACCATCCTCGGCGTCGCGGTGCTCATCCCGTGGACCCCGCTCTGGTCCGCGCTCGCCTGTCTCCTCATCGTCGGCGAGTACGTGGCCGCGACGGCCACCGCGGGCACGCTCGGCGAGCCGCCCTTCGGCGACAACCTCCTGGTCTTCATCGCCGCGAGCAGCCTGGCGATCGTCACCACAGCGGTGCGAGAGCGCTGGCGGCGGCGGGAGTTCGGCCGTCGGTGGATGCTCGCCGCCGCGGAGCGCAACGCGCGGGCCGCCGCGGAGCGCTATCGGTCGCTGGTCGAGACCGCCGGCAGCGTCATCATCGTCCTCTCCCGCGACGGCCGGATCGGCGAGTTCAACCGGGAAGCGGTGCGGGTGCTCGGGTTGCCGCCCCGGGAGGCGATCGGGCAGGACTATCTCGGGCTCTGCGTGCCGGCTTCCTGCCGCGGGGCGGTCGGCGCCGCCATCGCGCGCGCCCGCGGGGGCGAGGCGGTGCAAGGGCTCGAGGCGCGCATGGTGACCCGGGGCGGCGGGGAGCGCGTCTTCGTGTGCCAGGTGAGTCGGCTCGCCGACGGCGGCGTGATCCTGTGCGGACAGGACATCACCGACCGCAAGAGCGTCGAGGAAGCCTTGCAGGCGAGCGAGGCGCGTCTCCGAAGCGTGATGACCGGGGCGCCGGTCATCCTCTTCACGCTGGACCACGCCGGCATCTGCACGCTCTCCGAGGGACGGGGGCTTGCGCGCCTCGGCCTCAAGCCCGGCCAGGTGGTCGGTATGCACTTCTCCGAGGTCCTGGCGGCATACATCAACGACCCCGACCGGTCCGCGGAGTACTTCCGGCGTGCGGTCGCCGGCGAGCCCGCCACCTGGCTCGGCTCGGCGGGCGATATGATCTTCGAGTGCCGCCTGACCCCCGTCCGCGACGCGGAAGGAAACGTGAGCGGCGTGATCGGCGTCGCGATCGATGTCACGGAGCGCGAGCGGGCGGAGAACACGCGCCTCGACCTCGAGCGCAAGCTCCTCGAGGCGAAGCGGCTCGAGAGCCTCGGGGTGCTCGCGGGCGGCGTCGCGCACGACTTCAACAACCTCCTGCTGAGCGTGCTCGGCAACGCCTCCGTGGCGGCGTCGAAGCTGCCCGCGGACTCGCCGGCGTGCGAGAGTCTCCGGCGGATCGAGGCCGCCGCGCGACGAGGGTCGGACCTCACCAGGCAGATGCTCGCCTATGCCGGCAAGGAACCCGTCTCGCTCCAGCCCGTGGACGTGAACACCGTCGTCGAGGAGACGATGGACCTCCTGCAGGTGTCGATCCCCGCGTGGGTCCTGATACGGCAGGAGCTCGGCCGAGATCTCCCCGAGGTGGCGGGTGACCCCAGCCAGATGCGTCAGGTGTTGATGAACCTGCTGATCAATGCCGCCGAGGCGATCGGCGACGCCGACGGCGTCATCACCGTGCGGACCGCCGCCGTCCAGCTCGACGAGACGGACCTGCAGCAGATGCACCGCGGGTCAGAGGTATCTGCCGGGCCGCACGTCTGCCTGGAGGTCACCGACAGCGGCGCCGGCATGAACCCGGCCACCGTGTCGAAGATCTTCGACCCCTTCTTCTCGACGAAGTTCACGGGGCGGGGGCTCGGGCTCGCGACCGTGCTCGGCGTCGTCCGCGGACACCACGGGGGGCTGGCTGTGCAGACAGAGTCCGGGCAAGGCACGACCTTCCGCGTCTTCCTGCCCGCCGGAGCCCGGATGGAGCCCGCCCGGCCGGCCGAGTCGAGCACGCGAACCGTGCTCGTCGTCGACGATGAGGAGGACGTGCGCGCCGTCACGGCGCACATGCTCGAGCGGCTCGGCTGCAGCGTGCTCGTCGCCGCCGACGGCCGAGAGGGGGTAGAGGTCTTCCGCGCCAACGCGCCGGTCATCGACGCCGTGCTGATCGATCTCACGCTGCCCCGCCTGAGCGGCGAGGGCGCGTGCCGCGAGATCCGGACCATCCGGTCCGACGCCCGCGTGATCCTCATGAGCGGCTACAGCGACGAGGACGCGACCGGGCGGCTGACCGCGGCGGGGGCCGCGGGCTTCCTCCGGAAGCCTTTCTCCGTGGCCGATCTGCGCTCGACGATGGACCGCGCGCTCGCCATGCATCCCTAG
- a CDS encoding AbrB/MazE/SpoVT family DNA-binding domain-containing protein: protein MTLRRRVRRIGGSLGVLIPRDFAEAMNVTDGSEVRLTLVGRQVVVEPADDTVDDGAFRRALGAVLRRHGRAFELLAAYDRGEWRPPRR from the coding sequence GTGACCCTTCGTCGGCGGGTGAGGCGGATCGGCGGCAGCCTGGGGGTCCTGATCCCGCGGGACTTCGCGGAGGCCATGAACGTCACCGACGGCAGCGAGGTGCGGCTGACGCTGGTGGGACGTCAGGTGGTGGTGGAGCCGGCCGACGACACGGTGGACGACGGAGCCTTCCGGCGCGCCCTCGGCGCCGTGCTGCGCCGTCACGGCCGGGCATTCGAGTTGCTCGCCGCCTACGACCGTGGCGAGTGGCGGCCGCCTCGGCGGTGA
- a CDS encoding TIGR03564 family F420-dependent LLM class oxidoreductase: protein MKIGIGIGDIGGTPADVDGLVAQAKRAEAEGFASGWFANIFGMDAILAAALCARETTRLELGTAVVPTFPRHPLAMAQQALSAQAVARGRFTLGIGLSHQIVIEGMFGLSFAKPYSHMKEYLAVLGPLIRTGSVSHAGEEYRVNAQLAVPGATPCPILVAALAPKMLALAGREADGTITWMTGLRTVREHTVPRIREAAAAAGRPAPRVVVGLPVAVTRDVAAARASAARGFQIYGALPSYRRMLDLEGAAGPDDVAIVGDESAVGEELDRLAEAGATDFLGIPFRVDGDEGAVARTRALLARRAARA from the coding sequence ATGAAGATCGGCATCGGCATCGGTGACATCGGCGGAACGCCGGCGGACGTCGACGGCCTCGTTGCTCAGGCGAAGCGGGCGGAGGCCGAAGGCTTTGCGAGCGGCTGGTTCGCCAACATCTTCGGCATGGATGCGATCCTCGCCGCGGCGCTCTGCGCGCGCGAGACGACGCGCCTCGAGCTCGGCACGGCCGTCGTGCCGACCTTCCCGCGTCATCCGCTGGCCATGGCGCAGCAGGCGCTCTCGGCGCAGGCGGTGGCGCGCGGCCGGTTCACGCTCGGCATCGGCCTCTCGCATCAGATCGTCATCGAGGGAATGTTCGGCCTTTCCTTCGCGAAGCCCTACAGCCACATGAAGGAGTACCTCGCGGTGCTGGGGCCCCTCATCCGCACGGGCAGCGTCAGCCATGCGGGCGAGGAGTACCGCGTGAACGCGCAGCTCGCCGTCCCGGGCGCCACGCCGTGCCCGATCCTGGTCGCCGCGCTCGCCCCGAAGATGCTCGCGCTCGCCGGCCGGGAAGCCGACGGGACGATCACCTGGATGACCGGCCTGCGCACGGTCCGCGAGCACACGGTGCCGCGCATCCGCGAGGCGGCCGCGGCGGCGGGCCGCCCGGCGCCGCGTGTGGTCGTCGGGCTCCCGGTTGCGGTCACCCGAGACGTCGCCGCGGCACGGGCGTCGGCGGCCCGCGGCTTCCAGATCTACGGGGCGCTGCCCTCCTACCGGCGGATGCTCGACCTCGAGGGCGCGGCAGGACCGGACGACGTGGCCATCGTGGGCGACGAGAGCGCGGTCGGGGAGGAGCTCGACCGCCTGGCCGAGGCGGGCGCCACGGACTTCCTCGGCATCCCCTTCCGCGTCGACGGCGACGAGGGCGCCGTCGCCCGCACCCGCGCGCTGCTCGCGCGCCGGGCCGCGAGAGCCTGA
- a CDS encoding PAS domain-containing protein has translation MAATGMRSLGTERAAKGEATSRGVLDAQLIIANAPDPVFVSDLEGRILQANAAVSELLGFRQDELLAQSLSRFISPDESREFMAALDEVVERGVTRNARLNPRSASGEVIPTALNASALRGPDGKVIGAIGILRDMRELDKARWYAESLIKHAPDPVFVSDLSGKILQANDAVSELLGLHRNEVLEQSLSRFLPPEETRELMAALREVVERGVTRNARLNTRSASGEIIPATLNASALRDSSGKVIGAIGILRDVRAYDRVVRDLRASQAELQEKILDLEKFEEVVVGRELKMIALEKEVETLRQQLERTKPERTHP, from the coding sequence ATGGCTGCAACCGGCATGCGGTCGCTGGGCACCGAGCGGGCGGCCAAGGGGGAAGCGACGTCACGCGGCGTGCTCGACGCCCAGCTCATCATTGCCAACGCCCCCGATCCGGTGTTCGTCTCGGACCTCGAGGGTCGGATCCTCCAGGCGAACGCGGCGGTGTCGGAGCTGCTCGGTTTCCGTCAGGACGAGCTGCTCGCGCAGTCGCTGTCGCGCTTCATCAGCCCGGACGAGAGCCGGGAATTCATGGCCGCCCTCGACGAGGTCGTGGAGCGCGGCGTCACGCGCAACGCTCGGCTCAACCCGCGGAGCGCGAGCGGTGAGGTCATTCCGACCGCCCTGAACGCTTCCGCCCTGCGCGGGCCCGACGGCAAGGTGATCGGGGCGATCGGCATCCTCCGCGACATGCGCGAGCTCGACAAGGCGCGGTGGTACGCGGAGAGCTTGATCAAGCACGCGCCCGACCCGGTGTTCGTCTCCGACCTGTCGGGCAAGATCCTGCAGGCCAACGACGCCGTGTCGGAGCTGCTCGGCCTGCACCGCAACGAGGTGCTCGAGCAGTCGCTGTCGCGCTTCCTCCCTCCGGAAGAGACCCGCGAGTTGATGGCCGCGTTGCGCGAGGTGGTCGAGCGCGGAGTGACGCGGAACGCGCGCCTGAATACCCGCAGCGCCTCGGGCGAGATCATTCCGGCGACGCTCAACGCCTCGGCGCTGCGCGATTCCAGCGGCAAGGTGATCGGCGCCATCGGCATCCTGCGTGACGTGCGGGCATACGACCGCGTCGTACGCGACCTCCGGGCGTCGCAGGCCGAGCTGCAGGAGAAGATCCTCGATCTCGAGAAGTTCGAGGAGGTCGTCGTGGGCCGCGAGCTCAAGATGATCGCCCTCGAGAAGGAGGTGGAGACCCTCCGGCAGCAGCTGGAGCGGACCAAGCCGGAGAGGACCCACCCATGA
- a CDS encoding ABC-F family ATP-binding cassette domain-containing protein has translation MLNVSGIAKRYGGQVVLADVTWGIPDGARIGLTGPNGAGKSTLLRIIAGQVEPDAGAVALPRGATVGYLPQHILGTCGVTVRAHALWAFAELHALEARRTALEQALATVDPGSDEYPRVMERYMAVCEEWDHHGRYDTESEAEAVLRGLGFRADDLDRDCAELSGGWQMRAALAQLLLRRPDILLLDEPTNYLDLEARTWLEEFLTAYPGTVIMVAHDRYFLDVTVDRIAEVLHGRVTDYPMGYSRYLEEREQRLELARQAYEEQKAEIERIEAFVHRFRYQASKAALVQSRVKQLEKMERLRPPDGHDRVLKIRLPEAPRSGRAVLELAAARKRYGDVRVYDGADVLIERGQRVALVGPNGAGKTTLLKLLGGVVPLDAGTRRVGHNVRLGYFAQDHAEMLDAGHTVLEEVMGAASVEAAPHVRGLLGAFLFSGDAVDKRVSVLSGGERSRLALAKLLLEPANCLLLDEPTNHLDLTAKEVLLEALLAYGGTLVIVAHDRYLLDRLPTQVIEVGDGQAARYLGHYEDYLAAKARAAAPPLAAKPPRAARAR, from the coding sequence ATGCTCAATGTCTCCGGCATCGCCAAGCGATATGGTGGGCAGGTCGTCCTCGCGGACGTCACCTGGGGCATCCCCGATGGCGCCCGGATCGGGCTCACGGGCCCCAACGGGGCCGGCAAGTCGACCCTGCTGCGCATCATCGCCGGGCAGGTGGAGCCCGACGCCGGCGCGGTGGCGCTGCCGCGCGGCGCCACGGTCGGCTACCTTCCCCAGCACATCCTCGGCACGTGCGGCGTCACCGTGCGTGCGCACGCGCTCTGGGCCTTCGCGGAGCTCCACGCGCTCGAGGCCCGGCGCACCGCCCTCGAGCAGGCGCTCGCCACCGTCGATCCCGGGAGCGACGAGTACCCGCGCGTCATGGAGCGCTACATGGCCGTCTGCGAGGAGTGGGACCACCACGGACGGTACGACACCGAGTCGGAGGCGGAAGCCGTGCTGCGCGGGCTCGGGTTCCGCGCCGACGACCTCGACCGGGACTGCGCGGAGCTCTCCGGCGGCTGGCAGATGCGCGCCGCCCTCGCGCAGCTTCTCCTCCGGCGGCCGGACATCCTGCTGCTCGACGAGCCGACCAACTACCTGGACCTCGAGGCGCGGACGTGGCTCGAGGAGTTCCTCACCGCCTACCCGGGCACCGTCATCATGGTCGCCCACGACCGCTATTTCCTCGACGTCACGGTCGACCGCATCGCCGAGGTGCTGCACGGCCGGGTCACCGACTACCCGATGGGCTACAGCCGCTACCTCGAGGAGCGGGAGCAACGTCTCGAGCTCGCCCGCCAGGCCTACGAGGAGCAGAAGGCCGAGATCGAGCGCATCGAGGCGTTCGTCCACCGCTTCCGCTACCAGGCCTCGAAGGCGGCGCTCGTCCAGAGCCGCGTGAAGCAGCTCGAGAAGATGGAGCGTCTGCGGCCGCCCGACGGTCACGACCGGGTGCTCAAGATCCGGCTGCCCGAGGCGCCGCGCAGCGGCCGCGCGGTGCTCGAGCTCGCGGCGGCGCGCAAGCGATACGGCGACGTGCGCGTCTACGACGGCGCCGACGTGCTGATCGAGCGGGGGCAGCGCGTGGCGCTGGTCGGGCCGAACGGCGCGGGGAAGACGACGCTGCTCAAGCTGCTCGGCGGGGTGGTGCCGCTCGACGCGGGGACTCGCCGCGTCGGCCACAACGTCCGGCTCGGCTACTTCGCTCAGGACCACGCCGAGATGCTCGACGCAGGGCACACCGTCCTCGAAGAGGTGATGGGCGCCGCGTCGGTCGAGGCGGCGCCGCACGTGCGGGGGCTGCTGGGCGCCTTTCTCTTCTCGGGCGACGCCGTCGACAAGCGCGTGAGCGTCCTCTCCGGCGGCGAGCGGAGCCGTCTCGCGCTCGCCAAGCTCCTGCTCGAGCCGGCCAACTGCCTCCTGCTGGACGAGCCCACCAACCACCTCGACCTGACGGCGAAGGAGGTCCTGCTGGAGGCGCTCCTCGCCTACGGCGGCACGCTCGTCATCGTGGCCCACGACCGCTACCTCCTCGACCGGCTCCCGACGCAGGTGATCGAGGTCGGCGACGGCCAGGCCGCCCGCTACCTCGGCCACTACGAGGACTACCTCGCCGCCAAGGCCCGCGCCGCCGCCCCGCCGCTCGCCGCGAAACCGCCCCGCGCCGCGCGGGCGCGGTAG
- a CDS encoding CoA transferase, translating to MKPLFSGTTIVEFGGGAAGPIATRYFADHGATVIRVESRRRPDFLRILRLTPTTPGGLDGSAHFAVLNVNKLSVALDLSRPEGVAVARRLALWADAVAENFAPGAMAKWGLDYTALVRERPDLVMISTCLNGQTGPDRQYPGFGGQGSALAGFNHLTGWPDREPVGPFGTITDSLSPRFAALLLAAALLDRRRTGRGRHIDLSQVEAGIVCLTESILTYTANGEILTRMGNRSRHAAPHGVFRCADEDGRDRWVAIAVHDDEDWRRLVNALGRPAWAARPALATLARRQQHVDEIETRIEEWTREQTAAHVAARLQAAGVEAAPVEDFGDLHEDPQLAHRRHFRTVEHAVLGRHPAETHAIRFSAAEPRLESPAPRLGEHTRYVLRELLGMDTEEFDRLHAAGVFE from the coding sequence ATGAAGCCGCTCTTCAGCGGCACGACGATCGTCGAGTTCGGCGGCGGCGCCGCGGGGCCGATCGCCACGCGCTACTTCGCCGACCACGGCGCGACGGTCATCCGCGTCGAGTCGCGGCGCCGCCCGGACTTCCTGCGCATCCTGCGCCTCACGCCGACGACCCCGGGCGGGCTCGACGGCTCGGCGCACTTCGCCGTGCTCAACGTGAACAAGCTCTCGGTCGCGCTCGACCTCTCGCGGCCCGAGGGGGTCGCGGTCGCGCGCCGGCTGGCGCTCTGGGCCGACGCCGTCGCCGAGAACTTCGCGCCGGGCGCGATGGCGAAGTGGGGTCTCGACTACACCGCGCTCGTCCGGGAGCGTCCGGACCTGGTGATGATCAGCACGTGCCTCAACGGGCAGACGGGCCCCGACCGCCAGTATCCCGGCTTCGGGGGGCAGGGCTCGGCGCTCGCCGGCTTCAACCACCTGACCGGCTGGCCCGATCGCGAGCCCGTGGGCCCGTTCGGCACCATCACCGACTCGCTGTCACCGCGCTTCGCGGCCCTCCTGCTCGCCGCCGCCCTGCTCGACCGCCGGCGCACCGGCCGGGGGCGGCACATCGACCTCTCGCAGGTGGAGGCCGGGATCGTCTGCCTCACCGAGTCGATCCTCACCTACACGGCCAACGGGGAGATCCTGACGCGCATGGGCAACCGCTCCCGCCACGCGGCGCCGCACGGCGTCTTCCGCTGCGCCGACGAGGACGGACGCGACCGCTGGGTGGCCATCGCGGTGCACGACGACGAGGACTGGCGGCGGCTCGTGAACGCTCTCGGCCGCCCGGCCTGGGCCGCCCGTCCGGCGCTGGCAACGCTCGCCCGCCGCCAGCAGCACGTCGACGAGATCGAAACGCGGATCGAGGAATGGACGCGGGAGCAGACGGCGGCGCACGTCGCCGCCCGCCTCCAGGCCGCCGGCGTCGAGGCCGCGCCGGTCGAGGACTTCGGCGACCTCCACGAGGATCCGCAGCTCGCGCATCGGCGCCATTTCCGGACCGTCGAGCACGCCGTCCTCGGGCGCCATCCGGCCGAGACGCACGCCATCCGCTTCTCCGCGGCAGAACCGCGCCTCGAGTCGCCCGCGCCGCGGCTCGGCGAGCACACCCGATACGTGCTCCGCGAGCTGCTCGGGATGGATACGGAGGAATTCGACCGGCTGCACGCGGCCGGGGTGTTCGAGTAG